The following are from one region of the Pseudomonas putida genome:
- a CDS encoding AGE family epimerase/isomerase — translation MNPSNLPSTRWLDAPAHTAWRMAEGQRLLTFAKAAKLPEGFGNLDAKGQLAPGARAETLNTARMTHCFALAHLQGVPGYLAYAEHGVAALRGALQDATYGGWFAHPGGHEDSGKAAYLHAFVALAASSAVMAGAEEAPALLADAVQVLEAQFWSEEEGALREAFSRTWQLPEQYRGANSNMHAVEAFLALADVTGDSLWLQRALRIAERIIRTHAAANGYRVIEHFDALWQPLPHYNQAHPADHFRPYGSTPGHALEWARLLLHLEASLERAGLHAPGWLPGGARALFDAACQQAWHVDGAPGFVYTLDWADRPVVRARLHWVHAEACAAAAALLQRTGEAHYEHWYRRCWDFIASHFIDHAAGSWHHELDAHNQPAATIWPGKPDLYHAYQALLLPGLPLAPSLASSLAGNVTKR, via the coding sequence ATGAACCCTTCCAACCTGCCTTCCACCCGTTGGCTCGATGCCCCGGCTCACACCGCCTGGCGCATGGCCGAAGGGCAGCGCCTGCTGACCTTCGCCAAGGCCGCGAAACTGCCCGAGGGTTTTGGCAATCTGGATGCCAAGGGGCAGCTTGCCCCCGGTGCCCGCGCCGAAACCCTGAATACCGCCCGTATGACCCATTGCTTCGCCCTGGCCCACCTGCAGGGCGTGCCTGGCTATCTGGCCTATGCCGAACACGGTGTGGCCGCCTTGCGCGGTGCGCTGCAGGATGCCACCTACGGCGGCTGGTTCGCTCACCCTGGTGGCCATGAGGACAGTGGCAAGGCGGCTTACTTGCACGCCTTCGTCGCCCTGGCCGCCAGCTCGGCGGTGATGGCCGGCGCTGAAGAGGCACCCGCCCTGCTGGCAGATGCGGTGCAGGTGCTCGAAGCGCAGTTCTGGAGCGAAGAGGAGGGCGCTTTGCGGGAAGCTTTCTCCCGCACCTGGCAGTTGCCCGAGCAATACCGTGGCGCCAACAGCAACATGCATGCGGTCGAGGCCTTCCTGGCCCTGGCAGACGTTACGGGCGACAGCCTGTGGCTGCAACGCGCCTTGCGTATCGCCGAGCGCATCATCCGTACCCATGCCGCCGCCAACGGCTACCGGGTCATCGAGCATTTCGACGCCCTCTGGCAGCCATTGCCGCACTACAACCAGGCGCACCCGGCAGACCACTTCCGGCCTTATGGCTCCACGCCCGGGCATGCCCTGGAGTGGGCGCGGTTGCTGCTGCACCTGGAGGCCAGCCTGGAACGGGCGGGGCTGCACGCACCCGGCTGGCTGCCAGGTGGCGCCCGCGCATTGTTCGACGCTGCCTGCCAGCAGGCCTGGCACGTCGATGGCGCGCCCGGTTTCGTCTACACCCTGGACTGGGCCGATCGCCCGGTGGTGCGCGCACGCCTGCACTGGGTGCATGCCGAAGCCTGCGCCGCAGCCGCGGCACTGTTGCAGCGGACCGGCGAGGCGCACTACGAGCACTGGTATCGCCGTTGCTGGGACTTCATCGCCAGCCATTTCATTGACCACGCCGCTGGCAGTTGGCACCACGAACTCGATGCGCACAACCAGCCGGCCGCGACCATCTGGCCAGGCAAGCCAGACCTCTACCATGCCTACCAGGCGCTGCTGCTGCCGGGCTTGCCACTGGCACCCAGCCTGGCCAGCAGCCTGGCCGGCAATGTAACCAAACGATGA
- a CDS encoding ABC transporter substrate-binding protein has translation MNSTLRLAAAISLASLFPLSALAADAKGSVEVVHWWTSGGEKAAVDVLKAQVEKDGFTWKDGAVAGGGGATAMTVLKSRAVAGNPPGVAQIKGPDIQDWAATGLLDTEVLKDVAKEEKWDSLLDKKVADTVKYDGDYVAVPVNIHRINWLWINPDVFRKAGIDKAPATLDEFYAAADKLKAAGFIPLAHGGQPWQDSTVFESVVLAVMGADGYKKALVDLDSTALTGPQMVKALTELKKVATYMDPDGKGQDWNLEAAKVINGKAGMQIMGDWAKSEWTLAKKTAGKDYQCVPFPGTDKAFLYNIDSLVVFKQNDAGTSAGQQDIARKVLGEDFQKVFSSNKGSIPVRNDMLADMGKHGFDACAQTSAKDFLADAKNGGLQPSMAHNMATTLAVQGAFFDVVTNYINDPKADPADAAKKLAAAVKAAQ, from the coding sequence ATGAATTCCACGCTCCGTCTCGCTGCCGCAATCTCACTGGCCTCCTTGTTCCCGCTGAGTGCCTTGGCTGCCGATGCCAAAGGCAGTGTCGAGGTGGTGCACTGGTGGACCTCCGGTGGTGAAAAAGCGGCGGTCGATGTGCTCAAGGCCCAGGTCGAAAAGGATGGTTTCACCTGGAAGGACGGCGCTGTCGCCGGTGGTGGCGGTGCCACCGCCATGACCGTGCTCAAGAGCCGCGCGGTGGCCGGTAACCCGCCGGGTGTTGCACAGATCAAGGGCCCGGACATCCAGGACTGGGCGGCCACCGGGCTGCTCGACACCGAGGTGCTCAAGGATGTGGCCAAGGAAGAAAAGTGGGACTCCCTGCTCGACAAGAAAGTGGCAGACACCGTGAAGTACGACGGTGACTATGTCGCCGTGCCGGTGAATATCCACCGCATCAACTGGCTGTGGATCAACCCCGACGTCTTCAGGAAGGCCGGCATCGACAAGGCGCCAGCCACCCTCGACGAATTTTACGCCGCTGCCGACAAGCTCAAGGCCGCCGGTTTCATTCCGCTCGCCCATGGCGGCCAGCCGTGGCAGGACAGCACCGTGTTCGAAAGCGTGGTGCTGGCGGTGATGGGGGCCGATGGCTACAAGAAGGCGCTGGTCGACCTCGACAGCACGGCCCTGACCGGCCCGCAGATGGTCAAGGCGCTGACCGAACTGAAAAAGGTTGCCACCTACATGGACCCGGATGGCAAAGGCCAGGACTGGAACCTGGAAGCGGCCAAGGTCATCAACGGCAAGGCCGGCATGCAGATCATGGGCGACTGGGCCAAGAGCGAATGGACCCTGGCGAAGAAAACCGCCGGCAAGGACTACCAGTGCGTGCCATTCCCCGGCACCGACAAGGCCTTCCTGTACAACATCGACTCACTGGTGGTGTTCAAGCAGAACGACGCCGGCACCTCTGCCGGCCAGCAGGATATTGCCCGCAAGGTGCTGGGCGAGGACTTCCAAAAGGTCTTCAGCAGCAACAAGGGCTCGATCCCGGTGCGCAACGACATGCTGGCCGACATGGGCAAGCATGGCTTTGACGCCTGTGCGCAGACCTCCGCCAAGGACTTCCTGGCTGATGCCAAAAATGGCGGCCTGCAGCCAAGCATGGCGCACAACATGGCCACCACGCTGGCCGTGCAGGGCGCGTTCTTCGATGTGGTGACCAACTACATCAACGACCCCAAGGCCGACCCGGCCGATGCGGCGAAGAAGCTGGCGGCAGCGGTCAAGGCTGCCCAATAA
- a CDS encoding sugar ABC transporter permease, whose amino-acid sequence MTTTTAQLRASPLDALQRWLPKLVLAPSMFIVLVGFYGYILWTFVLSFTTSTFLPTYKWAGLAQYARLFDNDRWWVASKNLLLFGGLFIAISLVIGVLLAVLLDQRIRREGFIRTIYLYPMALSMIVTGTAWKWLLNPGMGLDKLLRDWGWEGFRLDWLIDPDRVVYCLVIAAVWQASGFIMAMFLAGLRGVDPSIIRAAQIDGASLPRIYWRVVLPSLRPVFFSSLMILAHIAIKSFDLVAAMTAGGPGYSSDLPAMFMYSFTFSRGQMGMGSASAILMLGAILAILVPYLYSELRSKRHA is encoded by the coding sequence ATGACCACTACAACCGCCCAACTGCGGGCATCACCCCTGGACGCGCTACAGCGCTGGCTGCCCAAGCTGGTGCTGGCCCCAAGCATGTTCATCGTCCTGGTGGGCTTCTACGGCTACATCCTCTGGACCTTTGTCCTGTCCTTCACCACGTCGACCTTCCTGCCGACCTACAAGTGGGCCGGCCTGGCCCAGTACGCCCGGCTGTTCGACAACGACCGCTGGTGGGTGGCGAGCAAGAACCTGCTGCTGTTCGGCGGCCTGTTCATCGCCATCAGCTTGGTCATCGGCGTGTTGCTGGCGGTCCTGCTGGACCAGCGGATCCGCCGCGAAGGCTTCATCCGCACCATCTACCTGTACCCCATGGCGCTGTCGATGATCGTCACCGGCACTGCCTGGAAGTGGCTGCTCAACCCGGGCATGGGCCTGGACAAGCTGCTGCGAGACTGGGGCTGGGAAGGTTTCCGCCTGGACTGGCTGATCGACCCGGACCGGGTGGTGTACTGCCTGGTGATTGCCGCGGTATGGCAGGCATCGGGCTTCATCATGGCGATGTTCCTCGCCGGCCTGCGCGGTGTCGACCCGTCGATTATCCGTGCCGCGCAGATCGACGGCGCCAGCCTGCCGCGCATCTACTGGCGTGTGGTGCTGCCCAGCCTGCGCCCGGTGTTCTTCAGCTCGCTGATGATTCTCGCGCACATTGCCATCAAGAGCTTCGACCTGGTGGCGGCAATGACCGCCGGCGGCCCGGGCTATTCGTCCGACCTGCCAGCGATGTTCATGTATTCGTTCACCTTCAGCCGCGGGCAGATGGGCATGGGCTCGGCCAGCGCCATCCTCATGCTCGGGGCGATCCTGGCGATCCTCGTGCCTTACCTGTACTCGGAGCTGCGGAGCAAACGCCATGCATAG
- a CDS encoding carbohydrate ABC transporter permease, which translates to MHSPVDKPVLSLSRIAIHAVLLLAVLLYLVPLVVMLLTSFKTPDDISTGNLLSWPAVITGIGWVKAWSTVSGYFWNSIMITVPAVLISTAIGALNGYVLSMWRFRGSQLFFGLLLFGCFLPFQTVLLPASFTLGKLGLASTTSGLVLVHVVYGLAFTTLFFRNFYVSVPDALVKAARLDGAGFFTIFRRIILPMSTPIIMVCLIWQFTQIWNDFLFGVVFSSGDSQPITVALNNLVNTSTGAKEYNVDMAAAMIAGLPTLLVYVVAGKYFVRGLTAGAVKG; encoded by the coding sequence ATGCATAGCCCTGTCGACAAACCGGTGCTGAGCCTCAGCCGCATCGCCATTCACGCGGTGCTGTTGCTGGCCGTGTTGCTGTACCTGGTGCCGCTGGTGGTGATGCTGCTGACCAGCTTCAAGACCCCGGACGATATCAGCACCGGCAACCTGCTGAGCTGGCCGGCGGTCATTACCGGCATCGGCTGGGTAAAGGCCTGGAGCACGGTCAGCGGATACTTCTGGAACTCGATCATGATCACCGTGCCAGCGGTGCTGATCTCCACCGCCATCGGCGCGCTGAACGGCTATGTGCTGTCGATGTGGCGCTTCCGTGGTTCGCAGCTGTTCTTCGGCCTGCTGCTGTTCGGCTGCTTCCTGCCGTTCCAGACCGTGCTGCTGCCGGCCTCGTTCACCCTCGGCAAGCTCGGCCTGGCCAGCACCACCAGCGGCCTGGTGCTGGTGCACGTGGTCTATGGCCTGGCCTTTACCACGCTGTTCTTCCGCAACTTCTACGTGAGCGTCCCCGATGCGCTGGTCAAGGCTGCGCGGCTGGATGGCGCCGGGTTCTTCACCATCTTCCGCCGCATCATCCTGCCGATGTCCACGCCGATCATCATGGTCTGCCTGATCTGGCAGTTCACCCAGATCTGGAACGACTTCCTGTTTGGCGTGGTGTTCTCCAGCGGCGACTCGCAACCGATCACCGTGGCCTTGAACAACCTGGTCAACACCAGTACCGGGGCCAAGGAATACAACGTCGACATGGCGGCGGCGATGATTGCCGGCCTGCCAACCCTGCTGGTCTACGTGGTGGCAGGCAAATATTTCGTCCGCGGCCTGACGGCTGGCGCGGTAAAGGGGTAA
- the ugpC gene encoding sn-glycerol-3-phosphate ABC transporter ATP-binding protein UgpC, whose amino-acid sequence MATLELRNVNKTYGSGLPDTLKDIQLSIKDGEFLILVGPSGCGKSTLMNCIAGLEQITGGAILIDQQDVSGMSPKDRDIAMVFQSYALYPTMSVRENIEFGLKIRKLPQAAIDEEVARVAKLLQIEHLLARKPAQLSGGQQQRVAMGRALARRPKIYLFDEPLSNLDAKLRVEMRTEMKLMHQRLKTTTVYVTHDQIEAMTLGDKVAVMKDGIIQQFGTPQQIYNDPANQFVASFIGSPPMNFIPVRLTKQDGRLLALLDSGQARCELPLGLAADELEGREIILGIRPEQIALGTGEGNGLPGIRAEVQVTEPTGPDLLVFVTLNQTKVCCRLAPDVTCQVGDNLNLQFDPARVLLFDADSGERLHLATTAATMKDNVAHFKGR is encoded by the coding sequence ATGGCAACGCTCGAACTTCGCAATGTGAACAAGACCTACGGCAGCGGCTTGCCGGACACCCTCAAGGACATCCAGCTGTCGATCAAGGACGGTGAGTTCCTGATCCTGGTCGGCCCGTCGGGCTGCGGCAAGTCGACCTTGATGAACTGCATTGCCGGCCTGGAGCAGATCACCGGCGGGGCGATCCTCATCGACCAGCAGGATGTCAGTGGCATGAGCCCCAAGGATCGTGACATCGCCATGGTGTTCCAGTCCTACGCGCTGTACCCGACCATGAGCGTGCGCGAGAACATCGAGTTCGGCCTGAAGATCCGCAAGCTGCCCCAGGCTGCCATCGACGAGGAGGTGGCGCGGGTGGCCAAGCTGCTGCAGATCGAGCACCTGCTGGCGCGCAAGCCGGCGCAGCTGTCCGGCGGCCAGCAACAGCGCGTGGCCATGGGCCGGGCGCTGGCGCGGCGGCCGAAGATCTACCTGTTCGATGAACCGCTGTCCAACCTCGATGCCAAGCTGCGCGTCGAGATGCGCACCGAAATGAAGCTGATGCACCAGCGCCTGAAGACCACCACCGTGTACGTCACCCATGACCAGATCGAGGCCATGACCCTGGGCGACAAGGTGGCGGTGATGAAGGACGGCATCATCCAGCAGTTCGGCACCCCGCAACAGATCTACAACGACCCGGCCAACCAGTTTGTCGCCAGCTTCATCGGTTCGCCGCCGATGAACTTCATCCCGGTACGCCTGACCAAACAGGATGGCCGCCTGCTGGCGCTGCTCGACAGCGGCCAGGCGCGCTGCGAACTGCCCCTGGGGCTGGCTGCCGACGAACTCGAGGGGCGCGAGATCATTCTGGGCATCCGCCCCGAGCAGATCGCGCTGGGCACCGGGGAGGGCAATGGCTTGCCGGGCATCCGCGCCGAGGTGCAGGTGACCGAGCCTACCGGGCCGGACCTGCTGGTGTTCGTCACCCTCAACCAGACCAAGGTTTGCTGCCGCCTGGCGCCGGATGTGACGTGCCAGGTAGGTGACAACCTGAACCTCCAGTTCGACCCGGCCCGGGTGCTGCTGTTCGACGCCGACAGCGGCGAGCGCCTGCACCTGGCCACCACTGCCGCAACCATGAAGGACAACGTGGCGCACTTCAAAGGCCGATAA
- a CDS encoding carbohydrate porin, whose product MAAGSGAQAAEAFSSESKWMTGDWGGTRTELLEKGYDFTLDYVGEVAGNLHGGYNDDKTARYSDQFALGAHLDLQKIFGWHDAEFKLAITERSGRNLSNDRISDPRAGQFSSVQEVWGRGQTWRLTQMWVKQKYFDGALDVKFGRFGEGEDFNSFPCDFQNLAFCGSQVGNWVGGIWYNWPVSQWALRVKYNITPEFFVQVGAFEQNPSNLETGNGFKLSGSGTKGAILPVEAVWSPKVNGLPGEYRLGYYYSTAKADDVFDDVNGNPQALTGEAFKSHSSKHGWWVVAQQQVTAHGGDVNRGLSLFANFTVHDKATNVVDNYQQVGLVYKGAFDARPKDDIGFGVARIHVNDDVKKRAELLNAQSGISDYDNPGFVPLQRTEYNAELYYGFHVTNWLTVRPNLQYIKSPGGVDEVDNALVAGLKIQSSF is encoded by the coding sequence ATGGCCGCCGGCAGCGGCGCGCAGGCTGCCGAGGCCTTTTCCAGCGAATCGAAGTGGATGACCGGCGACTGGGGCGGTACCCGCACCGAGCTGCTGGAAAAGGGCTATGACTTCACCCTCGATTATGTCGGTGAGGTTGCCGGCAACCTGCACGGTGGTTACAACGACGACAAGACCGCGCGCTACAGCGACCAGTTCGCCCTTGGCGCGCACCTGGATTTGCAGAAAATCTTCGGCTGGCACGATGCCGAGTTCAAGCTGGCAATCACCGAGCGCAGCGGCCGCAACCTGTCCAACGACCGCATCAGCGACCCGCGCGCCGGGCAGTTCAGCTCGGTGCAGGAAGTGTGGGGCCGCGGCCAGACCTGGCGCCTGACCCAGATGTGGGTCAAGCAGAAGTACTTCGACGGTGCGCTGGACGTTAAATTCGGCCGCTTCGGCGAGGGCGAGGACTTCAACAGCTTCCCCTGCGACTTCCAGAACCTGGCCTTCTGCGGCTCGCAGGTGGGCAACTGGGTCGGCGGTATCTGGTACAACTGGCCAGTCAGCCAGTGGGCGCTGCGGGTGAAATACAACATCACTCCGGAATTCTTCGTCCAGGTCGGTGCCTTCGAGCAGAACCCTTCCAACCTGGAAACCGGCAACGGCTTCAAACTCAGTGGCAGCGGCACCAAAGGCGCGATCCTGCCAGTGGAAGCAGTGTGGTCACCCAAGGTCAACGGCCTGCCGGGCGAGTACCGCCTGGGTTACTACTACAGCACGGCCAAGGCCGACGATGTCTTCGATGACGTCAACGGCAACCCGCAGGCCCTGACCGGCGAGGCCTTCAAGTCGCATTCCAGCAAGCATGGCTGGTGGGTAGTGGCGCAGCAGCAGGTCACCGCTCATGGCGGCGACGTCAACCGTGGGCTGAGCCTGTTCGCCAACTTCACCGTACACGACAAGGCCACCAACGTGGTCGATAACTACCAGCAGGTTGGCCTGGTCTACAAAGGCGCTTTCGACGCCCGGCCCAAGGACGATATCGGCTTCGGCGTGGCGCGCATTCATGTGAATGACGACGTGAAGAAACGCGCCGAACTGCTCAACGCCCAGAGCGGCATCAGCGATTACGACAACCCCGGCTTCGTGCCGCTGCAACGCACCGAGTACAACGCCGAGCTCTACTACGGCTTCCATGTGACCAACTGGCTGACCGTGCGGCCCAACCTGCAGTACATCAAGAGCCCCGGCGGGGTGGATGAGGTGGACAACGCGCTGGTCGCGGGTTTGAAGATTCAGTCGTCATTCTGA
- a CDS encoding D-hexose-6-phosphate mutarotase yields MPEHPLHRFFASQRPRPTFEWERYQQRDVLIIDHPRCQAVFSRQGAQLLHFQPAGERPWLWCAEQWPQVGAIRGGVPVCWPWYGRHPSEDLWPAHGWARLLDWKLVDSREDEDGVTLKWRLDLCDWQVDLHARLGSRMELSLSTEHQDSEPCQLSHALLAYWRISDVSEIALSGLEDIEGYDRLNRQACREDGALKLKGGCQKVYPGTPRVQLQDPAWQRELCIDTGDSDDTVVWHPGNRPLMGVSGRECQRFVCVEAASGSGEGLSLAPGQRAHLRLQAHRLS; encoded by the coding sequence ATGCCTGAACATCCGCTCCATCGCTTCTTTGCCTCGCAACGGCCCCGGCCGACATTCGAGTGGGAGCGTTACCAGCAGCGCGATGTGTTGATCATCGACCACCCACGTTGCCAGGCGGTGTTCAGCCGCCAGGGCGCGCAGCTTTTGCATTTCCAGCCGGCCGGCGAACGGCCCTGGCTGTGGTGTGCCGAGCAGTGGCCGCAGGTCGGGGCGATCCGTGGTGGTGTGCCGGTGTGCTGGCCGTGGTATGGCCGCCACCCCAGCGAAGACCTGTGGCCGGCCCATGGCTGGGCCCGCTTGCTGGACTGGAAGCTGGTGGATAGCCGCGAGGATGAAGACGGCGTAACCCTGAAGTGGCGACTGGACCTGTGCGACTGGCAGGTCGACCTGCATGCCCGGTTGGGCAGCCGCATGGAACTGAGCCTGAGCACCGAGCACCAGGACAGCGAACCCTGCCAGCTGAGCCATGCTCTGCTGGCCTACTGGCGTATTAGTGACGTGTCCGAGATAGCGCTGTCCGGGCTCGAGGATATCGAAGGCTACGACCGCCTGAACCGCCAGGCCTGCCGAGAGGATGGCGCGCTGAAGCTAAAGGGCGGCTGCCAGAAGGTCTACCCCGGCACGCCGCGGGTGCAACTGCAGGACCCGGCCTGGCAGCGTGAGCTGTGCATCGATACCGGCGACAGTGACGACACCGTGGTCTGGCACCCGGGCAACCGTCCGCTGATGGGCGTGAGCGGCCGCGAATGCCAGCGTTTCGTCTGCGTCGAGGCCGCCAGCGGCAGTGGCGAGGGCCTGAGCCTGGCGCCGGGGCAGCGTGCCCACCTGCGCCTGCAGGCACACCGGCTCAGCTGA
- the hexR gene encoding DNA-binding transcriptional regulator HexR: MRNLLEQIQGRLDELNKAERKVAEVILLNPQQATRFSIAALAQAAKVSEPTVNRFCRSFGVSGYPELKLQLAQSLASGAAYVSRAVEADDDPAAYTQKIFASAIASLDGACQQLDPQQVSRAVDMMIQARQIHFFGLGASAPVALDAQHKFFRFNLAVSAHADVLMQRMLASVAHTGDLFVIISYTGRTRELVEVARLARENGASVLGLTAAGSPLANACSLSLHIPLPEDTDIYMPMTSRIIQLTVLDVLATGMTLRRGVDFQPHLRKIKESLNASRYPIEDDELS, translated from the coding sequence GTGCGAAACCTCCTGGAACAGATCCAGGGCCGCCTCGACGAGCTGAACAAGGCCGAACGCAAAGTCGCCGAAGTCATCCTGCTCAACCCGCAACAAGCCACCCGTTTCAGCATCGCTGCGCTGGCCCAGGCGGCCAAGGTCAGCGAACCGACCGTCAACCGCTTCTGCCGCTCGTTCGGCGTCAGCGGTTATCCCGAGCTCAAGCTGCAACTGGCGCAGAGCCTGGCCAGCGGCGCCGCCTACGTCAGCCGCGCGGTGGAAGCCGACGATGACCCGGCAGCCTATACCCAGAAGATCTTTGCCAGCGCCATTGCATCGCTCGACGGCGCCTGCCAGCAGCTCGACCCGCAGCAGGTCAGCCGTGCCGTGGACATGATGATCCAGGCCCGGCAGATCCACTTCTTCGGCCTGGGCGCCTCGGCGCCGGTGGCGCTGGACGCCCAGCACAAGTTCTTCCGCTTCAACCTGGCAGTATCGGCCCACGCCGACGTGCTGATGCAGCGCATGCTGGCCTCGGTGGCGCACACCGGCGACCTGTTCGTGATCATCTCCTACACCGGTCGCACCCGCGAACTGGTCGAGGTGGCCCGCCTGGCCCGGGAAAACGGCGCCTCGGTGCTGGGCCTGACCGCCGCCGGTTCGCCGCTGGCCAATGCCTGCAGCCTGAGCTTGCACATTCCGCTGCCGGAAGACACCGACATCTACATGCCGATGACCTCGCGGATCATCCAGCTGACCGTGCTCGATGTACTGGCCACCGGCATGACCCTGCGCCGCGGCGTGGACTTCCAGCCGCACCTGCGCAAGATCAAGGAAAGCCTCAACGCCAGCCGCTACCCGATCGAGGACGACGAGCTCAGCTGA
- the zwf gene encoding glucose-6-phosphate dehydrogenase has protein sequence MAAISVEPCTFALFGALGDLALRKLFPALYQLDRANLLHPDTRLLALAREAGSAQGHLDSIEAHLRRHVPEADIEPAALGRFLARLSYQHLDFLQPEGYQALAEQLPGELPLIAYFATAAAVYGAICENLDKAGLAARTRVVLEKPIGHDLESSRRVNDAVARFFPESRVYRIDHYLGKETVQNLIALRFANSLFETQWNQNSISHVEITVAEKVGIEGRWGYFDKAGQLRDMIQNHLLQLLCLIAMDPPSELSADAIRDEKVKVLKALAPITGEGLSTRVVRGQYIAGYSDGKPVPGYLEEDNANAQSDTETFVALRADIRNWRWSGVPFYLRTGKRMPQKLSQIVIHFKETPHYIFAPEQRLQIGNKLIIRLQPDEGISLRVMTKEQGLDKGMQLRSGPLQLNFSDTWRSARIPDAYERLLLEVMRGNQNLFVRKDEIEYAWKWCDQLIAGWRNAGDAPKPYAAGSWGPMSSIALITRDGRAWYGDI, from the coding sequence ATGGCTGCGATCAGTGTCGAACCTTGCACCTTTGCCCTGTTTGGCGCCCTCGGCGACCTGGCATTGCGCAAGCTGTTTCCTGCGCTTTACCAGTTGGACCGGGCCAACCTGTTGCACCCGGACACCCGCCTGCTGGCGCTGGCCCGTGAGGCCGGTAGCGCGCAGGGCCACCTGGACAGCATCGAAGCGCACCTGCGTCGGCATGTGCCCGAGGCCGATATCGAGCCAGCCGCGCTGGGCCGTTTCCTTGCCAGGCTGAGCTACCAGCACCTGGACTTCCTCCAGCCCGAGGGCTACCAGGCCCTGGCCGAGCAGTTGCCGGGCGAGCTGCCGCTGATCGCCTACTTCGCCACCGCTGCGGCGGTGTACGGGGCCATCTGCGAAAACCTCGACAAGGCCGGGCTGGCCGCACGCACCCGAGTGGTGCTGGAAAAGCCCATTGGCCACGACCTGGAGTCGTCGCGGCGGGTCAACGATGCCGTGGCGCGGTTCTTCCCCGAGAGCCGGGTTTACCGCATCGACCACTACCTGGGCAAGGAAACGGTGCAAAACCTGATCGCCCTGCGTTTCGCCAACAGCCTGTTCGAAACCCAGTGGAACCAGAATTCCATCTCCCATGTGGAGATCACCGTCGCCGAGAAGGTCGGTATCGAAGGCCGCTGGGGCTACTTCGACAAGGCCGGCCAGCTGCGCGACATGATCCAGAACCACCTGCTCCAGCTGCTGTGCCTGATCGCCATGGATCCGCCCAGCGAACTGTCCGCTGATGCCATCCGTGACGAGAAGGTCAAGGTCCTCAAGGCGCTGGCACCGATCACCGGTGAAGGGCTGAGCACCCGCGTGGTGCGCGGCCAGTACATCGCCGGCTATAGCGATGGCAAGCCGGTGCCCGGTTATCTCGAAGAAGACAACGCCAACGCCCAGAGCGACACCGAAACCTTCGTCGCACTGCGTGCCGACATTCGCAACTGGCGCTGGTCGGGGGTGCCGTTCTACCTGCGTACCGGCAAGCGCATGCCGCAGAAGCTGTCGCAGATCGTCATCCATTTCAAGGAAACGCCGCACTACATCTTCGCCCCGGAACAGCGTTTGCAGATCGGTAACAAGCTGATCATCCGCCTGCAACCGGACGAAGGCATTTCTTTACGGGTGATGACCAAGGAGCAGGGCCTGGACAAAGGCATGCAACTGCGTAGCGGCCCCTTGCAGCTGAATTTTTCCGACACCTGGCGCAGCGCAAGGATTCCGGATGCCTACGAGCGGCTGTTGCTCGAAGTGATGCGCGGTAACCAGAACCTGTTCGTGCGCAAGGACGAAATCGAATATGCCTGGAAATGGTGCGACCAGCTGATTGCCGGCTGGCGTAACGCGGGTGATGCGCCCAAGCCATATGCGGCAGGTTCCTGGGGGCCGATGAGCTCTATTGCACTGATCACGCGCGATGGGAGGGCGTGGTATGGGGATATCTGA
- the pgl gene encoding 6-phosphogluconolactonase — MGISELKLPGSVNVLELASAKALAVRQAHDVATHLREAIASKGQACVVLSGGRSPVPFLEQLASEDLDWARVTVSLADERWVPVEHADSNAGLLARHLFKGAAAKARFVGLYQQAENLDAAAVKADQALAELPPIDVLVLGMGDDGHTASLFPASPNLDAALDLANPRRCLPLLAPSVPHQRLSMTRSLLASAAFTALSVQGQGKLATLRAALAGTDLSEMPIRAFLHAPLDIYWCP; from the coding sequence ATGGGGATATCTGAACTGAAACTGCCCGGCTCGGTGAACGTGCTCGAGCTGGCCAGCGCCAAGGCCCTGGCCGTGCGCCAGGCGCATGACGTGGCTACGCACCTGCGTGAGGCGATCGCCAGCAAGGGCCAGGCCTGCGTGGTGCTGTCGGGCGGTCGCAGCCCGGTACCGTTCCTCGAACAGCTGGCCAGCGAAGACCTCGACTGGGCCAGGGTCACCGTCAGCCTGGCCGATGAGCGTTGGGTGCCGGTGGAGCACGCCGACAGCAATGCCGGCCTGCTGGCCCGCCACCTGTTCAAGGGCGCCGCGGCCAAGGCCCGTTTCGTTGGCTTGTACCAGCAGGCGGAGAACCTCGACGCCGCTGCCGTAAAAGCCGACCAGGCGCTGGCCGAGCTGCCGCCGATCGATGTGCTGGTGCTGGGCATGGGTGACGATGGCCATACCGCCTCGCTGTTCCCCGCCAGCCCCAACCTGGACGCCGCCCTCGACCTGGCCAACCCACGCCGTTGCCTGCCCTTGCTGGCACCGAGCGTACCGCACCAGCGCCTGTCGATGACTCGCTCGCTGCTGGCCAGTGCCGCTTTCACCGCGCTGTCCGTACAAGGGCAGGGCAAACTCGCTACCCTGCGCGCCGCGCTGGCTGGCACCGACCTTTCCGAAATGCCGATTCGCGCTTTTCTTCACGCCCCCCTGGACATCTACTGGTGCCCATGA